A DNA window from Coffea arabica cultivar ET-39 chromosome 6c, Coffea Arabica ET-39 HiFi, whole genome shotgun sequence contains the following coding sequences:
- the LOC113693671 gene encoding protein arginine N-methyltransferase PRMT10 isoform X1, with product MSNSVNGVGGSNRATTSVNGGGGPAVDKGVDYANYFCTYAFLYHQKEMLSDRVRMDAYFNAVFENKHHFHGKTVLDVGTGSGILAIWSAQAGARKVYAVEATKMAQHARELVKANKLQDIVEVVEGSMEDVALPEKVDVIISEWMGYFLLRESMFDSVICARDRWLKPDGVMYPSHARMWLAPISSKLANQKMSDFDGTIDDWYNFVDETKTYYGVDMSIFTKPFTDEQRKYYLQTSLWNNLHPNQVIGEAGIIKEIDCLTATIADILDVRASISTSIFAEDTRFCGYAGWFDVHFRGSMQNPAQQEIELTTAPSEDFGTHWGQQVFLIHPPLSVGQDDELIIHVSMNRSQENHRLMEIEFGCEIRYSSGKLLPPFRNKFYIE from the exons ATGAGTAACTCGGTTAACGGAGTAGGCGGTAGCAACCGTGCCACCACCTCCGTAAACGGCGGAGGCGGCCCCGCCGTGGACAAGGGCGTGGATTACGCCAACTACTTCTGCACCTACGCCTTTCTGTACCACCAGAAAGAGATGCTGTCCGACCGAGTTCGCATGGACGCTTACTTCAATGCTGTTTTTGAGAACAAACACCACTTCCACGGAAAG ACTGTTCTGGATGTAGGAACAGGGAGTGGCATTTTAGCAATATGGTCAGCTCAAGCAGGCGCAAGGAAAGTCTATGCAGTGGAAGCTACCAAGATGGCACAACATGCCCGTGAACTTGTAAAAGCAAATAAGCTCCAGGATATAGTTGAAGTGGTTGAAGGATCAATGGAAGATGTTGCACTTCCAGAGAaag TTGATGTAATCATCTCAGAATGGATGGGATACTTTCTTCTGCGTGAATCAATGTTTGACTCGGTAATTTGTGCCCGTGACCGCTGGCTGAAGCCAGATGGAGTTAT GTATCCAAGCCATGCTCGCATGTGGTTGGCACCTATCAGCTCTAAATTAGCAAATCAAAAAATGAGCGACTTCGATGGAACCATTGATGACTGGTACAATTTTGTTGATGAGACTAAAACTTACTATGGTGTGGACATGAGCATCTTTACAAAGCCGTTCACTGATGAGCAGAGGAAATACTATTTACAG ACATCACTCTGGAATAACCTCCACCCAAATCAAGTTATTGGAGAAGCTGGCATTATAAAGGAAATAGATTGTTTAACAGCGACAATTGCGGATATACTTGATGTTCGGGCAAGCATATCAACTTCAATTTTTGCTGAAGATACCAGGTTCTGCGGTTATGCTGGATGGTTTGATGTCCATTTTAGA GGAAGTATGCAGAATCCTGCTCAACAGGAAATTGAATTGACAACTGCTCCAAGTGAAGATTTTGGGACCCATTGGGGCCAGCAG GTGTTCCTCATACATCCTCCTCTTAGCGTTGGCCAAGACGATGAATTAATCATCCATGTTTCCATGAATCGCTCTCAAGAAAATCATCGATTAATGGAGATTGAATTTGGCTGTGAGATAAGATATTCTTCTGGGAAATTGCTTCCCCCTTTCAGAAATAAATTTTACATCGAATGA
- the LOC113693671 gene encoding protein arginine N-methyltransferase PRMT10 isoform X2 has translation MAQHARELVKANKLQDIVEVVEGSMEDVALPEKVDVIISEWMGYFLLRESMFDSVICARDRWLKPDGVMYPSHARMWLAPISSKLANQKMSDFDGTIDDWYNFVDETKTYYGVDMSIFTKPFTDEQRKYYLQTSLWNNLHPNQVIGEAGIIKEIDCLTATIADILDVRASISTSIFAEDTRFCGYAGWFDVHFRGSMQNPAQQEIELTTAPSEDFGTHWGQQVFLIHPPLSVGQDDELIIHVSMNRSQENHRLMEIEFGCEIRYSSGKLLPPFRNKFYIE, from the exons ATGGCACAACATGCCCGTGAACTTGTAAAAGCAAATAAGCTCCAGGATATAGTTGAAGTGGTTGAAGGATCAATGGAAGATGTTGCACTTCCAGAGAaag TTGATGTAATCATCTCAGAATGGATGGGATACTTTCTTCTGCGTGAATCAATGTTTGACTCGGTAATTTGTGCCCGTGACCGCTGGCTGAAGCCAGATGGAGTTAT GTATCCAAGCCATGCTCGCATGTGGTTGGCACCTATCAGCTCTAAATTAGCAAATCAAAAAATGAGCGACTTCGATGGAACCATTGATGACTGGTACAATTTTGTTGATGAGACTAAAACTTACTATGGTGTGGACATGAGCATCTTTACAAAGCCGTTCACTGATGAGCAGAGGAAATACTATTTACAG ACATCACTCTGGAATAACCTCCACCCAAATCAAGTTATTGGAGAAGCTGGCATTATAAAGGAAATAGATTGTTTAACAGCGACAATTGCGGATATACTTGATGTTCGGGCAAGCATATCAACTTCAATTTTTGCTGAAGATACCAGGTTCTGCGGTTATGCTGGATGGTTTGATGTCCATTTTAGA GGAAGTATGCAGAATCCTGCTCAACAGGAAATTGAATTGACAACTGCTCCAAGTGAAGATTTTGGGACCCATTGGGGCCAGCAG GTGTTCCTCATACATCCTCCTCTTAGCGTTGGCCAAGACGATGAATTAATCATCCATGTTTCCATGAATCGCTCTCAAGAAAATCATCGATTAATGGAGATTGAATTTGGCTGTGAGATAAGATATTCTTCTGGGAAATTGCTTCCCCCTTTCAGAAATAAATTTTACATCGAATGA
- the LOC113691835 gene encoding uncharacterized protein produces MRYKKGSEVEVFCKDEVPSGSWRCGQIICGNGHHYTIRCIIGAKDAAIFERVSRKSIRPCPPVVHVSRSWMPGDVVEMLHNYSWKMATVSKVLKGNHFLVRLVGSSNEFKVHKFDIRLRQSWMDGKWIVVGKGFGNYDEEKYCEQPCFKYDYISGSFKGIKAKLDSHEEKDSVGTVNNINFQESHVVSKKNLKRVSHNVYPQAKAPESARKFRAIEKGGRHHRVIVADPSPLPEKVENYPHPKKLPGEKDTCYLLNNKTTIFSQTDEGRIRIIDVAQFSNSRTSDCNDVDDDVSSVGSCSIGWDNRIKWPSRILACPVGYADDHSSDAESVCPLNKEEDNYLQPSEEELAVEIHRLELHAYRCTLGALYALGPLSWEQETLMTNLRISLHISNDEHLMELRNLTSSATGIHVS; encoded by the exons ATGAGATACAAAAAAGGGAGCGAAGTCGAAGTATTTTGTAAAGATGAGGTGCCGTCCGGCTCCTGGCGTTGTGGGCAGATAATATGTGGCAACGGTCACCATTACACCATCAGGTGCATTATAGGAGCTAAGGATGCGGCAATATTTGAGAGAGTCTCTAGGAAGTCAATTAGGCCATGCCCTCCTGTTGTTCATGTATCTCGGAGCTGGATGCCTGGTGATGTTGTTGAGATGTTGCACAATTACTCTTGGAAGATGGCTACGGTCTCAAAGGTTTTAAAGGGAAACCACTTTTTGGTCAGGCTTGTCGGATCCTCGAATGAGTTCAAGGTTCACAAGTTTGATATCCGGCTGAGGCAATCTTGGATGGATGGGAAATGGATCGTGGTTGGAAAG GGTTTTGGAAATTATGATGAAGAGAAATACTGTGAACAGCCATGTTTCAAATATGATTATATATCAGGCtcctttaaggggataaaagcAAAATTAGATTCCCACGAAGAAAAGGACAGTGTTGGTACTGTAAACAACATCAACTTCCAGGAATCACATGTAGTTTCCAAGAAAAATCTAAAGAGAGTGTCTCACAATGTTTACCCTCAAGCTAAAGCACCTGAAAGTGCTCGAAAGTTTAGAGCCATCGAAAAAGGTGGTAGACATCATCGAGTGATTGTTGCTGATCCTTCCCCGTTGCCTGAGAAGGTAGAAAATTATCCTCATCCAAAGAAATTGCCAGGAGAAAAGGACACATGTTATCttttaaacaataaaactacAATTTTCTCTCAAACGGATGAAGGGCGGATAAGAATCATCGATGTTGCACAATTTTCAAATTCAAGAACTTCAGATTGTAATGATGTGGATGATGATGTGAGCTCTGTTGGCAGCTGTTCTATTGGTTGGGACAATCGCATTAAGTGGCCTTCTAGGATCTTGGCATGTCCTGTTGGATATGCTGACGATCATTCCAGTGATGCTGAGTCTGTTTGTCCGCTAAATAAAGAGGAAGATAACTATTTACAACCCAGTGAAGAGGAGTTGGCTGTGGAAATTCATAGGTTAGAGTTGCATGCCTATCGCTGCACTCTGGGGGCTTTATATGCGTTAGGACCTTTAAGTTGGGAACAAGAAACGTTGATGACAAACCTTCGTATTTCCCTTCATATATCAAATGATGAGCATTTGATGGAGTTAAGGAACTTAACATCTAGTGCAACCGGCATCCACGTTAGTTGA
- the LOC113692366 gene encoding cytochrome P450 734A1-like → MEEEKLLHCLKLLLISFLLSYFMHKALVLLWWRPRKIEEHFSKQGIRGPPYRFLVGNAKELVSLMLKASSQPMPFSHNILPRVLSFYHHWRKLYGATFLVWFGPNVRLTVADPDLIREIFTSKSEFYEKNEAHPLIRQLEGDGLLSLKGAKWAHHRKIITPTFHMQNLKLLIPMGASSVVEMLDKWFAPANGSGEGNEIEIEVSEWFQNLTEDIVTRAAFGRSYEEGKAIFRLQAQQMVLASEAFQKVSIPGYRFLPTRSNMKSWKLDKEIKKSLMKVIDQRKENWGSEIKENGPKDLLGLMIKASMKEASSSSSSRARESNADSNPNLCPFPSSVITVKDIAEECKSFFFAGEQTTSNLLTWTTVLLAMHPEWQDRARDEVLKVCGPRDIPSKDDLVKLKTISMILNESLRLYPPIVATIRRAKADMELGGCKIPSGTELLIPILAVHHDHALWGNDANEFNPARFSEGVARAAKHPVAFIPFGLGVRQCIGQNLAILQAKLTLAIMLQRCTFRLAPRYQHAPTVLMLLYPQYGAPIIFRPLSHPVTPQNRRS, encoded by the exons ATGGAAGAAGAAAAACTCTTGCACTGCCTCAAGCTACTCCTCATCTCTTTCTTGCTCTCCTATTTTATGCACAAAGCCTTAGTTTTGCTATGGTGGAGACCGAGAAAAATAGAGGAACATTTCTCCAAACAAGGTATTAGAGGACCCCCTTATCGTTTCTTGGTTGGCAATGCCAAGGAGCTCGTGAGCCTAATGTTGAAGGCCTCTTCTCAACCCATGCCTTTTTCCCACAACATACTCCCACGGGTGCTCTCCTTCTATCACCACTGGCGCAAACTCTATG GTGCAACATTTCTAGTATGGTTCGGACCGAACGTTCGACTGACGGTGGCGGATCCCGACCTCATCCGAGAAATCTTCACATCAAAATCTGAATTCTACGAGAAAAATGAAGCGCACCCGCTCATCAGGCAACTCGAAGGCGATGGCTTGCTCAGCCTCAAAGGGGCAAAATGGGCTCACCACAGAAAGATCATCACACCTACCTTCCATATGCAAAATCTCAAA TTGTTAATACCGATGGGGGCGAGTAGCGTGGTTGAAATGTTGGACAAATGGTTCGCTCCGGCAAACGGTAGTGGGGAAGGAAATGAGATTGAAATTGAAGTATCGGAATGGTTCCAGAACTTGACAGAGGATATTGTGACCCGGGCAGCCTTTGGCCGCAGCTACGAGGAAGGAAAAGCCATTTTCCGGCTCCAAGCTCAACAAATGGTGCTTGCTTCCGAGGCTTTCCAAAAAGTTTCCATCCCAGGTTACAG ATTCCTGCCCACGAGAAGTAACATGAAGTCTTGGAAATTGGACAAGGAAATCAAGAAATCACTGATGAAGGTGATCgatcaaaggaaagaaaactggGGGAGCGAAATCAAGGAAAATGGACCCAAGGACTTGCTGGGATTAATGATCAAAGCAAGCATGAAAGAggccagcagcagcagcagcagcagggcGCGGGAATCAAATGCCGATTCCAATCCCAATTTGTGTCCATTCCCATCATCAGTAATTACGGTGAAAGATATAGCAGAGGAATGCAAGAGCTTTTTCTTTGCCGGGGAGCAGACAACATCCAACTTGCTGACGTGGACGACCGTTTTGCTAGCAATGCACCCAGAGTGGCAGGACCGAGCACGTGACGAGGTGCTCAAGGTGTGCGGACCACGTGACATCCCCTCCAAAGATGATCTTGTCAAGCTTAAGACG ATAAGCATGATACTAAACGAGTCGCTCCGACTATACCCGCCAATTGTCGCGACGATCAGACGAGCAAAGGCTGACATGGAGCTAGGAGGATGCAAGATCCCCAGCGGCACGGAGCTTTTGATACCAATCCTCGCCGTCCATCACGACCATGCCTTGTGGGGAAACGACGCCAATGAATTTAACCCCGCTCGATTCTCTGAAGGGGTGGCTCGAGCCGCCAAACATCCCGTGGCATTCATTCCCTTTGGGTTGGGGGTCCGGCAGTGCATCGGCCAAAATCTAGCCATCCTCCAAGCCAAGCTAACTCTTGCAATCATGCTTCAGCGCTGCACATTTCGCCTGGCCCCACGTTATCAACACGCTCCGACGGTCCTGATGCTTCTCTACCCGCAATACGGGGCTCCTATCATCTTTCGCCCTTTGTCCCATCCCGTGACTCCCCAAAATCGACGGTCCTAG